Proteins encoded by one window of Aphis gossypii isolate Hap1 chromosome X, ASM2018417v2, whole genome shotgun sequence:
- the LOC114125740 gene encoding uncharacterized protein LOC114125740: MGQKVSSLGDVLSWKNADSSKNNDGSTVVTRNSRRSSVPAAASAPVCAVHGVPVTGDQQHSENIYVSNNDAPSSSGGDLNMSGCEAPATASDVDAVTSKNMQPSTSKTSTGSKKLNHWVLRFNCSRPKSKSKYYNPTEYVPEPNEDIIETPTNTDSNRMEDNHHMDAGDVVEPQLEPLIEPRIESRIEPRIEPRIEPRMDPRQLLASIDREEASIFQDMRDFGNTFNVYNYDESRHSELVLPSFDEEFVDLEGLSRDTYMNEDLDDKAYKERAKEIQEGIEPPPGFRPGLHIQLVEFSLPKMTIDNLTTLFHRAAITALTAPHDMDDSQRIHTSIDYIHYLVPDLLQITNCSFYWGKMDRYEAEKLLENKPEGTFLLRDSAQEEYLFSVSFRKYGRSLHARIEQWNHHFSFDSRDPGVFASSTVCGLIEHYKDPTCCMFFEPMLTIPLHRNFTFSLQHTCRAAICSQITYDDVNQLKLPKLLKSYLKEYHYKQRVRVRIFDSEN, translated from the coding sequence ATGGGACAAAAAGTGAGCAGCCTTGGCGACGTGTTGTCTTGGAAGAATGCCGATTCGTCGAAAAACAACGATGGGTCGACGGTGGTGACCAGAAACAGCAGGCGCTCGTCCGTCCCGGCCGCAGCCTCCGCTCCCGTTTGTGCGGTGCACGGCGTGCCAGTTACAGGAGATCAGCAGCATTCCGAGAACATTTACGTTTCCAACAATGACGCTCCGTCCTCATCCGGCGGTGACCTAAACATGAGCGGTTGCGAAGCGCCAGCAACGGCTTCTGATGTAGATGCGGTAACGTCCAAGAACATGCAGCCGTCCACGTCGAAAACCTCAACTGGTTCTAAGAAGCTCAACCACTGGGTGTTGCGTTTCAACTGCTCTCGTCCAAAGTCAAAGAGTAAGTACTATAATCCAACTGAATATGTTCCCGAACCAAACGAAGACATTATCGAGACTCCCACGAATACAGATAGTAACCGCATGGAAGATAATCATCATATGGATGCTGGTGATGTGGTAGAGCCTCAGCTTGAGCCTCTGATTGAACCCCGGATTGAGTCGCGGATTGAGCCTCGTATCGAGCCGAGGATTGAGCCTCGGATGGACCCTCGGCAATTATTAGCTAGCATTGATCGCGAGGAAGCTTCAATATTCCAAGATATGCGAGACTTTGGaaatacttttaatgtttataactaTGATGAAAGTCGCCACAGTGAATTGGTGTTGCCTTCATTCGATGAAGAATTTGTAGATCTGGAAGGACTGTCTAGAGACACTTATATGAACGAAGATCTTGATGACAAAGCTTACAAAGAGCGAGCCAAAGAAATCCAAGAGGGTATTGAACCACCACCAGGATTCAGGCCTGGGTTGCACATACAATTGGTAGAATTTAGTTTGCCCAAAATGACTATAGACAATTTAACCACATTGTTCCATAGAGCTGCAATCACAGCTTTAACTGCACCACATGATATGGATGATAGCCAACGAATACATACATCCATTGACTATATTCACTACTTAGTTCCTGATCTGCTTCAAATCACCAACTGCTCATTTTATTGGGGTAAAATGGACAGATATGAGGCAgaaaaattacttgaaaataaaCCTGAAGGCACCTTTTTACTTAGAGATTCGGCCCAAGaagaatatttgttttctgtAAGTTTCAGGAAATATGGTCGATCTTTACATGCACGAATTGAACAGTGGAATCATCACTTTAGTTTTGACTCAAGGGATCCTGGTGTTTTTGCATCATCTACAGTTTGTGGACTAATAGAACATTATAAAGATCCTACTTGCTGTATGTTTTTTGAACCAATGCTGACTATACCACTACATcgaaattttacattttctttgCAACACACATGCCGTGCAGCAATTTGTAGTCAAATTACATATGATGATGTCAATCAGTTAAAActtccaaaattattaaagtcgTACTTAAAAGAGTATCATTATAAGCAGCGTGTAAGGGTACGCATATTTGATTCAGAAaactaa
- the LOC114125730 gene encoding enhancer of rudimentary homolog isoform X3 has product MSHTILLIQPGSRPETRTYSDYESVNECMEDICKIYETHLKKLNPNVRSISYNMSELFEFIDHLSDLSCLVFQRNTKTYAPFNKIWIKKNIHDVLRHQANVQQQ; this is encoded by the exons atg TCGCACACCATACTGTTAATCCAACCTGGAAGCAGACCAGAAACAAGAACATACTCCGATTATGAGTCTGTTAATGAATGCATGGAAG atatttgtaAGATCTATGAAACACATCTGAAGAAATTAAATCCAAATGTTCGGTCTATTTCATACAATATGTCTGAgttgtttgaatttattgacCATTTATCAGATCTTTCATGTCTTGT GTTTCAAAGAAATACCAAGACATATGCCCCATTCAACAAAAtctggataaaaaaaaatatacatgatgTTCTCAGACATCAAGCTAATGTTCAACAGCAATAA
- the LOC114125748 gene encoding PHD finger-like domain-containing protein 5A has translation MARHHPDLVYCRRQPGVAIGRLCEKCDGKCVICDSYVRPSILVRICDDCNYGSYQGRCVLCGGPGISDAYYCKECTIQEKDRDGCPKIINLGAARKDLYYQRKKHGFKTR, from the exons ATGGCTAGACATCATCCTGACTTGGTATATTGCCGTAGGCAACCCGGCGTCG CAATAGGACGGTTATGTGAAAAATGTGATGGTAAATGTGTTATCTGTGACTCGTATGTCAGACCATCTATATTGGTACGCATTTGTGATGACTGCAATTATGGCTCATATCAGGGTCGATGTGTTTTATGCGGTGGACCTGGAATATCGGATGCATACTATTGTAAAGAATGTACAATTCAAGAAAAAGAT AGAGACGGATgtccaaaaattataaatttgggAGCTGCAAGAAAAGATCTATACTACCAACGTAAAAAACATGGATTCAAAACACGTTAA
- the LOC114125733 gene encoding short transient receptor potential channel 6-like: MGVKKETKINMSGQLYSFTDELTPQDEQFFELVKSCNLPAIEKYLKTNSVNINMKFHGDTALHLAIQNQCEPLVDLILRQKDVKIGDSILLAITYDNLRLLDRLLEFEETNGRGKNWGKGSGWKRTASDTDGNDATDDENDSEEFPRFMTPLLLATQCGLYETVEYLLNRGHTLDRPHPPRCTCDERCAAAAMRGEVVTDGCERLNAYWAISNPTFICTTNTSADPVLRCFQLHDELLQCGSEEQVYKAAYTSMAEQVKQFAVDMIVNCRTSDEVKIMLRNRDGCKFRGHFPYPRLITAMDHKQKKFVAQTNIQQVLETAWLGDWIEWKSYSTSRKLAYMLWRFCMLPVMAVLGVFAPDSKLNRANRLPINRMFNSLVAYLVFLVLLFVHSNADKFLARRGAPRFRTWSPIVVFVLGHAVEKTKLRLQQGPERFFRNLWNVFDTVKLTLFTVAFLCWALAAAQAGWVSDDLDRKYWHWADPQLVAESLFAVATVMAYMRLLFLCQLNYDIGPMQVSLGKVLYDFAKFATFLVIIMAAFTCGLGTYYAYYTGMVYKDPETGETARQEDSFVTVADTFKTLFWGIFCMTSLDAPNVVVGNMEVATNGGVDTATQSHQFTQLVGYGLFAAFEVLMVIVMMNMLIAAMSDTFQRVADNAEYEWLFGRTQVYVSYMLMDDMPPPFNLLPTAGWLIRAKRIVSRNHGYDRLSSDGERGGYDGRYSKQDATEFRELMTEIIKRYFMHRTQVD; this comes from the exons ATGGGTGTTAAA AAAGAAACTAAAATCAACATGTCTGGACAGTTGTATTCATTTACTGATGAGTTGACGCCGCAAGATGAACAATTTTTCGAGTTAGTGAAAAGTTGCAATTTACCAGCAAtcgaaaagtatttaaaaactaatagtgtaaatatcaatatgaaATTCCACGGAGACACGGCATTGCATTTGGCTATACAGAACCAATGTGAACCACTAGTCGATTTAATTCTTCGACAAAAAG ACGTGAAAATCGGCGATTCGATCCTGTTGGCGATCACTTACGACAACCTCAGGCTGCTGGACCGTCTGTTGGAATTCGAGGAGACCAACGGTAGAGGTAAAAACTGGGGCAAGGGCAGTGGCTGGAAAAGAACAGCGTCGGATACCGACGGAAACGATGCGACGGACGACGAAAATGATTCTGAAGAATTCCCGCGGTTTATGACGCCACTGCTGTTGGCCACGCAGTGCGGCCTGTACGAGACGGTCGAGTACTTGCTGAACCGCGGCCACACGCTGGACAGGCCGCACCCGCCGCGGTGCACGTGCGACGAGCGGTGCGCGGCCGCGGCCATGCGCGGCGAAGTGGTCACCGACGGTTGCGAGCGGCTGAACGCGTACTGGGCCATCAGCAACCCGACGTTCATATGCACCACGAACACCAGCGCCGACCCGGTGCTCAGGTGTTTCCAGTTGCACGACGAACTGTTGCAGTGCGGATCCGAAGAACAGGTGTACAAGGCCGCGTACACGTCCATGGCCGAACAG gtAAAACAGTTCGCGGTGGACATGATAGTGAACTGCAGGACGTCGGATGAAGTAAAAATCATGTTACGAAATCGGGACGGATGCAAGTTTAGAGGACATTTTCCGTACCCGAGGCTGATCACAGCCATGGACCACAAGCAAAAAAAGTTCGTGGCACAAACCAACATCCAACAGGTGTTGGAAACGGCTTGGCTGGGCGATTGGATCGAGTGGAAATCGTATTCGACGTCACGGAAGTTGGCGTACATGTTGTGGCGGTTCTGCATGCTACCAGTTATGGCAGTACTGGGCGTGTTTGCGCCCGACTCGAAATTGAACCGGGCCAACCGGTTGCCAATCAACCGGATGTTTAACAGCCTGGTCGCATACTTGGTGTTTCTGGTTCTGCTATTCGTCCACTCGAACGCCGACAAGTTCTTGGCGCGGAGGGGTGCGCCGAGGTTCCGCACGTGGTCACCGATCGTCGTGTTCGTGCTCGGCCACGCGGTCGAGAAGACGAAGCTGCGGCTTCAGCAGGGCCCAGAGCGGTTCTTCAGGAATCTGTGGAACGTGTTCGACACGGTCAAGCTCACGCTGTTCACGGTGGCGTTTCTGTGCTGGGCGCTGGCCGCCGCCCAAGCCGGCTGGGTGTCCGACGACCTAGACCGCAAGTACTGGCATTGGGCCGACCCACAGCTAGTGGCAGAGAGCCTGTTCGCCGTGGCTACCGTCATGGCCTACATGCGGCTACTATTCCTGTGCCAGCTTAACTACGACATCGGGCCCATGCAGGTGTCCCTGGGCAAAGTGCTGTACGACTTCGCCAAGTTCGCCACGTTCCTGGTCATCATTATGGCGGCTTTCACATGTGGCCTGGGCACGTACTACGCCTACTACACGGGTATGGTGTACAAGGACCCGGAAACAGGCGAGACGGCCCGGCAAGAGGACTCGTTCGTCACAGTCGCCGACACGTTCAAGACGTTGTTCTGGGGCATATTCTGCATGACTTCGCTGGACGCACCCAACGTGGTGGTCGGAAATATGGAGGTGGCCACCAACGGTGGCGTCGACACGGCCACGCAGTCGCATCAGTTCACCCAGCTGGTGGGTTATGGCCTGTTCGCCGCGTTCGAGGTGCTCATGGTCATCGTCATGATGAACATGCTGATCGCCGCCATGTCGGACACGTTCCAGCGGGTGGCCGATAACGCCGAGTACGAGTGGTTGTTCGGCCGGACTCAGGTGTATGTCAGTTATATGTTGATGGACGACATGCCACCGCCGTTTAATCTGCTGCCTACCGCCGGCTGGCTAATCAGAGCCAAGCGGATCGTGTCCAGGAACCATGGTTACGACCGCTTGTCGAGCGACGGGGAGAGGGGTGGCTACGACGGCCGTTATTCAAAACAAGACGCTACCGAGTTCCGGGAGCTCATGACTGAAATCATCAAGCGATATTTCATGCACAGAACACAAGTCGACTGA
- the LOC126552181 gene encoding uncharacterized protein LOC126552181, which translates to MFFFYLKITIQTQSTYERMLNCLLEKCAEKNIFLDPMYVHVDFEKAVINAIKTVIGEHVEVNGCFYHLTQATHRQLQKMGLINDYKSDEEFSLFCRQLDALAFLPLCDVAEGMVYLKSIMPENGSAILEYFDNTYVTGTFRRINSTQENCIRLRNCPPLFPPHVWNVHNITLNDGNRTNNETEGWNNRFSKLVGHCHPSIWVLITKIRLEVANDETKLAQSALGTLPKKRKPKIYAELQNKLKNICEEYSNGERDIPNFLKAIAYTIRYC; encoded by the coding sequence atgttttttttttatctaaaaatcacAATTCAAACCCAGTCTACTTATGAGCGAATGTTAAACTGTTTACTGGAGAAATGTGcagaaaagaatatttttcttgacCCGATGTACGTACATGTAGATTTTGAAAAAGCGGTTATCAATGCAATAAAAACAGTTATAGGCGAACACGTAGAAGTTAATGGTTGTTTTTATCACCTTACTCAAGCAACACATCGTCAACTTCAAAAAATGggattaataaatgattataaatcagACGAAGAATTTTCTCTATTTTGCCGACAATTGGATGCATTAGCATTTTTACCATTATGTGATGTAGCTGAAGGAATggtatacttaaaaagtattatgccAGAAAATGGTTCAgctatattagaatattttgacAACACTTATGTGACCGGAACATTCAGAAGAATTAATTCGACACAAGAGAATTGCATACGCTTGCGGAATTGTCCACCCTTATTTCCACCTCACGTATGgaatgtacacaatataacattaaacgaCGGTAATCGGACTAATAATGAAACTGAGGGATGGAATAATAGATTTTCAAAGTTAGTGGGTCATTGCCATCCCAGTATATGGGTATTAATAACGAAAATCCGTCTGGAGGTGGCAAATGACGAAACAAAATTGGCTCAAAGTGCGTTGGGGACATTACCAAAAAAAAGGAAACCGAAGATTTATGcagaattacaaaataaattaaaaaatatatgtgaagAATATTCAAATGGAGAAAGAGATATCCCAAATTTTTTAAAGGCTATAGCATATACTATAcgatattgttaa